GAGACAGAAACTGCATGGATCAGAAAAGTGGAGACATTCAgcatctgacctctgacctttcgtCTTGTGCAGAGGAACCTGCTGGAGGACGactctgatgaagaggaggacttCTTCCTGTGAGTTCTATGATGAATTAAATACACGTTTATGGCTGAATATTCCCACATTCATTCGTTGGCTGTTTGCAGGCGAGGACCCAGCGGGCCCCGATTTGGACCTCGGAACGACAAGTTCAAGCAGTAAGTAGGAGCACGCTCACACAgccaggggtcagaggtcacagtcCCGTCATGTGGTCAGCTTGTGTCAGCAGGGGACAAACCGTTTCACGCGCTGTTGTTTTGAGGCTCTGGTGAGGGAAGTGGAGGAGGCTTATggtggaggacggggggggtccCAGTAGAGGAACTGGGCGGAGCTCCTGGGGGAGAAACATGGTTtagtcacagctgcttctaCGAGGGAGCTCCATGGAAGGTTCCTCGTGAGAGAGGCTGTTCTCAAAGGGTTCGATCGCCGTGATCTCCTCGGCGTGAtctcctctgtgctgcagctACCCGACAGGTTATTGGCCAGATGAGGTCGCAGGTCGCGAGCACAGGAAACCACCCGACCTTTGAACCTCTGACGTATGATGCCGTTCCTCGGGTCCGCAGGGTGCAGTCGCAGGTGGACGAGGTCATCGACGTGATGCAGGAGAACATCTCCAAGGTGATCGAGAGGGGCGAGAGGCTGGACGACCTGCAGGACAAGTCAGGTGAGTCCTTCGTTATCGACATCCAGGCCATAATTGTCCACTCCTCTGTGtttgagccgggggggggggggggggggggggcagctctgAGTCACCTCCAAACctcacaggaggaacaacggCCAGGTTTGTGTTCACGGTGAGATTaaccccccgtctccccccgtctccccccgtctcccccctctcccatcGGTTCCCAGAGAGCCTCTCGGACAACGCATCGGCCTTCAGCAGCCGAGCCAAACAGCTGCACAGGAGGATGTGGTGGAGAGACACCAAGGTGGGgcttgtctgtctctgtctgtccctctctgtccccttGTTGTCCCTCGTCCTCACACCACGTGCTGTGTGTTCACAGATGAAGATGATTGTCGCCTTGGTAGTCGTTGCCCTCctgctcatcatcatcagtgagTATAAAGACACCAGAGACACAATGTCCTCCTTAAACACGACGCACATTAAATGTCTTCTTTCTTTCAGTTCCGGTGATCCTGCGATATCGCtagagcgaggagggggggggggaagcctcctccctctcctccctcgctccctccttcTTTGCACAGTcctcctccagccagccggCAAGTGTCAGCTGCGGACCCCTCAAGGGATCCGGGCCGACCTGCCCCCCAGCACAGATATCATCATTCGcaaccgggggggggcgggggcggatACCTCGATGCAGCCTCTGGTCAGAGTGAAGGCCCGCCCCTACCTGTGAGACATGTCACAGGTGGGGGCGGACATGGAAACTGCTGCATAGAGGGGGGCTCgtacagagggggggggtcccttgTGTGGGAGCAACAGAACATCTGAGGCGGTTCTGGAACAGAAGCTCATCCATTCAGACTTCATCCTGAACTTCAATCTCCTCTCAGACCACCTCCAGGTCTGGACCTCCGGGTCTGGACCTCCTCGGCACAGCGGCTTCGGTCTTTACTTTGGTTTCTTTATCTCCTCTGATGCTCGTGTGAACGCTGGTAATCACAACCTGAAGGTCATAAGGTCGCTGTGCTCTGTATAATGTACGTCGTCATTCTGTTATTTGATGTAATTTATTTTAGCTGTTGACTTGTTGCTCTGGAATAAAGTGATCTCTCCTAAGACGGGACGATGTGTCGACCAGCGTTACTCACATCCTGCCAGAGAAGAACATCAGCGAtcgatgaataaaaacaaattcaTTTAGCTTCTTTCTGTGGACACATTTGATGATTTACTGCTCTTTGTCCCACCTCCCATTTGTCCAACCAATCAGAAACCTGCCTGTCTCTGGTGGGCGACCCGTCAATCattgtgtagccccgccctaaagcatcctaCTCTGTGGGAATAAATCAGAAGTGGAGTGATTTTCTGTCGCCCCCCTGGTGGTCGCTAGAGAGTGAAGCTTGAACTCATGATCGGGTTTATTCACCAGAACCCTCTTTTGAAGATGAAACTATGAAAAGGTTCTGGGTTAAAACCTCTGTCGGGTTCTAGCGGCTGGACCCGCACAGCCTGCAGGTGGGAGCTGGGAGACGACATCCGGAAGAGGTCCGTGGCCAACAGCTACACGGGGGGGGGCACGGCTACAACAGCATGGTGGACTACAACCTgttcggcggggggggggggggggcagcgggccGACTGAGGCTGCGCCGACGCGAGATATCACGTGTACACTGTCGGGATGACGTCATGTTCAACCAAATAAATCGTCCTACTACAAAGTATTTGTAGCGCGACGAGAACGTTTCATGGTCTTACGGTCAATGGATCGACATTTCTGCTCGGATCAAAAATTGATGATCCATTTATTGTAAATCAATTCCCCTACAAAGAGTCAAAGACGATGAACAGTAATAACCAGCACACATTCAGGGGGCAGTGACCCCGATGGAGACGCGTCCTCAGTAAAGAGTGAGAAACAGCAAcagtatattattttattagtttCTGTAACCAAACCAAGAGAATGTAAATAAGACCGTACATATTTAATACAGCGATGAAACCCCTGTACAagttaacaaaaacaaactaccCTCCCTCATCCCTCTAGAGCCCCCCCTCTTATTGTGCTCACAGCGATACGCATCCGTCTCCTCCCGTCCTCTAAAACCTCATCCTGCAGTCCGGCCCAAACCCCTAAATAGACTCCAGAGGAATCAAAATCTTTCTTTTCAAATCGACGGCGTCTTTCTCCACTCTCCCCTTcgggtaaaaacaaacaaagaaaagacgCTCGCCATCCGGCGGCCGAGGAGACGGCGATCGGCGtctctaaaaaacaacaaaatcacaTCTCCTCAACTAGATCGTTCGCTACTAAACAAAACCTTCTTCAATTTAGCAGAACACATTCTCCCCGGTTATACATGTGTGATCTggcgagggaaggagggggaggggccttaaaaaaaacaacaaaacaaaaacagcagcaaaTCTCATTTTGGATCTTCTCTTCCATCAGAGCAGATTTCTTATGGATTAAACCGTTTGATCGGCCTCTGAATCAGAAGAACTCGCTCTGAGGCCAGATCAGGGTGGGGGGAGTTGTGTTGCGGCGGGAcagcgttgcccccccccccacgccccccccagTGGATGGGCGCTCTCGTCCTGAACAGGGCTCCTCCGCTCTTCACTTGCCCTCCTCTGGTTTGACGGCCTGTGGCTTTATGGGGCCGGTCCTGACGGGCTTGGTCGTGGACATGGGGGGCTTGTCTGCATCCGCCCGCTCGCTCATCCCCGGGTGGTTTGGGGCGGAGGCGTCGAGTGGGGGCTTCCCCCCCTTGCTGACCTGCGGGgctttgagctgctgctgctccgagaAGAACCTGTGAGTGGCCTGGAGGACCTCGGCCCGCTGCTTcgcctgcacacacagagaggggggggggggggggggggtgaatacaAGCCAGAGCCTCCGTCACTGACACATGACTCCATCATGTGACCCCGGGCACCGCACCTTCAGGTCCTGCTCCACCCTCAGACCCGACTGCGTGCCTCTGGGGGCCAGCGGGGGGCCGGGAGGTCCTCGGGGGGGGTGCTGGCTTAGCTGTGGGTGCTGAGGTCGGGGGTGGGGCATGAGGCCGCCGCCCACATTGGGGGACATCGGGGGTCCCATGGGGGGGCCCAAAGAGGAGCGCTGGAATGAGTTGACGTGGGGGGGTCGAACCAGAGGGGAGACCATGTTGGGCTGAGACAGAATCTGGGAGGAAGAAACGATTGATGATCAATAAGATGCAGAGCAGCGGGCGGGACGGGCGGCGCGCGGCGCGTGTGCTCCACCTGGGGGGGGAACTGGCCGGGGAAGTGCTGCGACATCCTCAAGCCGGCGGCGCTGGCCTGGAACTGCTTCTGGTACAGCATGCTGTTGATCTTGCTGGACTGGCTGCTGGGGGACGTGGAGCTCGCCCTGCAGGGGGGAAGCAGGTCACGGACCAATGAGAGCGGAGACTCGCCAACGAGCGCCAACCGACGACACCGGTACCTGTAGTGGCTGGAGGTGGGCGTGGTGCTCCGGGCTCCGATGGGCGGCGTTCCAGGCTTCACATCCATCCCACTGCCGAAGAGCTTCAGATCCATGTCCATCtgcagggaacacacacacacacacacaattcagaGTGTGCGATAGGACCAACTTCCTAAATTAACAAGAATATGCACAGTGGGCTGTAATGTCACATGACATGTTCTGATGACCTCGCTGCCAGATAATATTTAGGAGCTCTGACTCGGTATcaacccacaaacaaacacacgacacacaaacacacaactcttCTCCTGCGTCGTGCGAATAAACTTCTTTAGCTACAAAGACATGAAACAAGGAGCTGAGGCGCATCAGCGGCGCTGCGGGACCTTGCTGCTCGGCATCATGCTGTGGTTGGGGCCCATGAGGCCTCGGTACGGCTGGGAGACCGGGGGCTGCCGGTTGATGTTGGGGGGCTGGGCctgggggggagtggggggcaGCGCCAGGAGGGGCTGACCTCCGCCTGAGCCAAAGTTAGGCAGCGACAGGGAGCTGGGCATCTGCACCGTCATCTGGACAGATTAAAGCCGCTCGTTCAGCACCAGGAGATTCTGccgctctccccccccacatcccAACGGCCCCCCCATCCTACCTGCTGCATGGCCGAGCTGGCCGACTGCGTGCTGCTGTAGTAGCTGCTCTGGCCGTGCTGCTGCACCTGCCCCGAGTACATGTTGGAATGCTGACTCATCCCCTGGCGGGCCTGAAACAGAAGCACACGCGTGAGCGGGGACTCCGGCACGGAGAGATAAATACAGATGTCAGCGAGGCGTCGGTCAATACCATGAGGCCCAGTGGGACACTTCCTTTGTGCAGACTGGTTacctgcagcaggtgtgtgtccATGAGCTGGGAGCCCCCCATGCCAGAGGGCTGGTTGAGCTGCGGCTCAAACAGGATGGGGATGTGCTGCGTGGAGGAGGCCTGCTGGTAGGCCAGGCCGGACTGAGGCTTGCCCAGCTCGGAGGCCTGCACGCCGGCGTAGCTGTGCAGCGGGGGGCCCGACAGCATCATGGAGGGCTGCGACAGGCTGCTCTGCATGAAGGCCTGCTGGGACCTGAGGGCGGCGCGGAGGACGGGCGCGGTGAGACG
This Gasterosteus aculeatus chromosome 8, fGasAcu3.hap1.1, whole genome shotgun sequence DNA region includes the following protein-coding sequences:
- the LOC120824173 gene encoding vesicle-associated membrane protein 4 isoform X2, giving the protein MREPDLEDQPEDNMPPKFKRHLNDDEVTGSIRSERRNLLEDDSDEEEDFFLRGPSGPRFGPRNDKFKQVQSQVDEVIDVMQENISKVIERGERLDDLQDKSESLSDNASAFSSRAKQLHRRMWWRDTKMKMIVALVVVALLLIIIIPVILRYR
- the LOC120824173 gene encoding vesicle-associated membrane protein 4 isoform X3, whose product is MPPKFKRHLNDDEVTGSIRSERRNLLEDDSDEEEDFFLRGPSGPRFGPRNDKFKQVQSQVDEVIDVMQENISKVIERGERLDDLQDKSESLSDNASAFSSRAKQLHRRMWWRDTKMKMIVALVVVALLLIIIIPVILRYR
- the LOC120824173 gene encoding vesicle-associated membrane protein 4 isoform X1, giving the protein MTRSQDPFAASGGTCWRTTLMKRRTSSCEDPAGPDLDLGTTSSSTTRQVIGQMRSQVASTGNHPTFEPLTYDAVPRVRRVQSQVDEVIDVMQENISKVIERGERLDDLQDKSESLSDNASAFSSRAKQLHRRMWWRDTKMKMIVALVVVALLLIIIIPVILRYR